TTTTGCTAACTTACCAAAGCCATACCAAAAAAAAATATATCCTAGGTTATTATGGCCCTGTTGATATGAGCGAATATCAGCAAGATAATAACCAGAGTAAACAATCACAATATCGTATTGAACCTACGCTGGTTAGTAAGAATACAACCAATTATTATTACTCGGAAGATGATGATATTCAGACTTTCAATCAGACAAGTAAAACTGAAAATAATGATCATTCACAAAACCAGAATAGATCTGACAAAGAAACAGATATTGGTGAGTTGATTCGATTAAATCTATTGAATAATAGAAAAGCGCAATTAATTATTGTGGCTGTAATTGGAATAACATTAATTGGTGTTACTACCTCATGGCTAATAAATTACTTAGACTCTTCAGATGACGCCGTAATAAAAGAAGATGATAATAAGCCAAAAAACAGTACTTTTTCTTCTATTTTAAGAAATCATCCTCTCCCTATGCCGGATAATTATACGTTATATTTATCAGACCACTCAGGAATTAGCATCAATTGGCAAGCTGATGAGGTTGAAACATCGCTTTTATGGTCGCAACAAACTGCCCAAGGTGACACAAGCTGTAAAGAAATTAGTTTTAATAAAGGGACACCAATACGAACCTTGTCGGTTCAAGTGGAAAAAAGTGATGGTATTAATACTAGCTATTTTGCTAATTTCTCCCCTCTTGATAGTCAAGAGCTTATTCAAGCTTTAGCATTTCGTGGTGATTTTACTTTATGTGGTTATAATTTTTCTTTGAAAGGTAGTCAAGCTGCATTAGCAACAAATAAACAGTATGCCCAATGGGTTGAATACTAAAGCTAATACAATATAAAAGTATCTTATTAGGTCGATTTTTTGATTACTTATAGCGCTTGATTAAAACTGAAAGCCTATTCCTTTATCAAATAGTTGTTCATAGATACTTTTTATTGCGATAGCATTATCAGTTAATGAATCATCTAATTTACTGCGTTTTTCAAATCCTAAATCACTAATTTGATAATAATAATCTGCATGTAAACCACTTACTTCAAGACATGCTTTAGTGCAAGATAAGTCACAACCATCAATAGCAATAATTGGCCGTCCAGAATTGGCCAACGCCATAATGGGGATAACTTTCCCTGCCACACCTGAAACACACGACATTTCAGCGATACCATCATCATCAAGATTTAATGATATATTATGAGCCATTTCAGCTAAATTAGAACAACCAGAGCAGGCATATACTATAGGTTTACCCTGTTTAGTAATTTTGCTATTTTTTATATTATCTGACACGGAACTAATCTCCTTGCTTAGAAATGATAGCGGCTATTATATGATTGGTCTATACATCATATAAAACGTAACTTCCTGATTCTAACAAGGCCAAAAAAGTTGGTTTTGATTTATATCAACCTTTAGACCAATCAATTAAGAATTAATCTATTTAACCTGATTTTGGCAAAGATAATTTTGATTAATTGGAATACGGAATAATATTATTACAACGGATGTTCTAGTTTGAGAGCTTTCTTTGGTTCAAGATAAATTAAACACTTAAGTAAGGAAGAAAAACGTTACTATGCAGATAAACGTACGAACCGAACGTTCTCCGTAAGTAGCCTTTTTTTGATGAGGCTTTCTTCATTGTTATTAATATTTGTATTTATACCAAATTGACTAAGTTATTGCTCAGTCAATTAAGAACAGAAGGTATAAGTAGGCATTAGAACAAGCCTTAAAGCATTTATTAAGCTTAACCACTTTACTTATACCTGAATGAGTACTTAAAAGCTTAGAGCTTAGTTACAAGCTTTTATTAAAGCTCTAACTTATTATTCTCAAAATATCATCTTGCGTCATAGATCTAATCTTAATCAATGAGATCTATGAAAAAATGTTTACTTTTTAGGTTACTTATAAATATCTTCTGGTTTTAGCTTTAGAACCTGGCGAGATGACTTCTCTGAATTACCTTTACTATTAGGGTTTTCATATATAGCACTAGCATTCGGTCTTGCGCCATCAACCCATGTCTCATTGCTTTTATCTTTAGCTTTAAGGTTATTACTTGAGGTATTGTTATTTTGTGGTCTTCCCTTTTGAGGTTTATTAGCTGAAGAGGTATTGTTATTTTGTGGTCTGCCCTTTTGAGGCTTATTACCTGAAGAGGTATTATTATCTGGATTATGCTTTTCAATTTTTCCAGTTCTAGCAACATGATGTTTTTTATCAATTGCTTGTAATAAATTACGTAAAACTTGATCTTTACATTCTCTATAATGTTGATGATCTGTTCTTCTTGAAAAAGCACTTAATTCAGGTTTGTTTAGACGAAAATCAACACTTGCTAGTAATTCAATTAATTCTTCAGCTTTCAAATTAAGCGCAATTTTTAATTTAGTAAGTACAACATTATTAGTTAAACGTTTTTCAGGGGTTGCCGGAGGCCCTTCTTTTTTACCACGTTTTTCATTGATAAAACCATTTAAAAATGAAGCTAACTCTACATCTTGGCAGCTTACAAAGTCTGCATCATTATCTTTTTTTAACCATTGACTAACTTGCTCTCTTGTAACGATCAGCCCTGCTGATGAAAAAATCGCAATCATCTGTTTATCATTATAATTAAAGGTGTAGCGTAAGCGACGTAGAACATCATTATTGTTCAAAGCATTTCCTAATAAAAAAGTGTGAATACACGGTACGAGATAAATCTATTTTAGCAGTTTTTACTGTTTATTAAAATCTAGATCTATTAGTAGTTAAACTAAAAAATATACCTATTAAAATAAACCAAATAATAGTCATAAAAAAACCAGTACCCTTTTAAAAGAGTACTGGTTTTTTTGACTAAAAAGTTAAAATGTTTTTAATTAAATTGAAACATTTTTACGTCTAGCCGTATCAGTAATAAAGCCTTTCCAACCGTTAGCCGCTTTACGCGATTTAGGGTCTTTTATTGCTTTATTTATAGCGACATAAGCTTGCTTATATTTTTCAAGATAAAAATATGATTCAGCTATACTCATGTATAAACGCCCTTCATTTTTAGCACCTAACTCTATTGCTTTATTTAAAGCCGGAATTGCTTTAGCGAATTGTTCATCCTGCTTCAACAACATACCTTGCTTACTATAATGCCTTGCGTCACCAGTCATCTTAGCTAACTCACCATAATATTTGGCGGCAGTACTAACATGTTGTGCAGCATGCCAAGCGTTAGCTAAAGTTGAAATGTTCTTATCATCTCTTTTAACTAATCCTGAAGCAATATGCTTTTCTAATAATAGAGCAGCTTTATAAGGTGATTCATTAGAAGAGTATAAACTTGCTAATGTTTTAATCTGAGATTCTTTATCAAGAAACCCCTGCTTATAAGCTAGATCAAGTGTTTGTAATGCTTTAGGGTAATCTTCAATAAGTAAATAAAACATTGGTAATTGTGTCCACCAAGTTTTATTTTCAGGGAAGATTAGAATAACCGTTTCCAATACCTTAATTGCTTCTTTATATTTTTTACGTTCATAATAAGAAGTTAATTTCAATATATAAGGATTTTGGTTAGGTTTATTAGCAAAAGCGGCTATCGCATTATCAGCAGGAACAATCATTTTATCTAATTGTTTAAGCTCATAATTTGCTTGGGCGATTTTAACCCAAGTGTCACCATCATTTTTACCAGTAAAATCCATCCAAGTATAATAGTTACTCAATGCACCTTTATAGTCTTTGGTTTGCATTTGCAAATCACCCAATAACTTTAAAGCTTCACCATGATCACCTTCGTTTAAAATATCAGGCGCTATAGCTATCTTAAGGTATTTTATTGCATCTTCTTCATGATCGCCTTTAGTAGCGTACATAACAGCAATAAAACGAGATACATAAGCTTTATCATAATCTTGCTTAGCTTCTATCTCTTTCAAGATAACTAAAGCACCATCAATATCATCGGCTGTATAAGCCTCAAAAGCTTTTTGTACCTTTTTACCAACAGATTGACCAACAAGCTGCGTAGGACGTTTCTTTTTCTCTTCTTGAGCAGCTGCGGCATTAGCATTTTCAGCAAATGGCACTTGTACAATCAATAAAGAAGCAATAACAACTAGAGAAGTTGATACCTTCTTAAAAGACATACTTTCAAGGGTAAATTGTTTCGACATAATTAACTCCCTCCGTCCATTTTAAAGTCTAATTGAACAGTTAAACCTTCTTGTCTTAATGGTTTACCATCAACAACTTTTGGCTTGTACTTCCACTTTCTAAGTGCACGTTTAGCTTCCCTGTCAAATACACGCTTAGGTTCAGCTTCAATCACTGTAACATCTTCAACACCACCAATTTCATTGATAGTAAATGAAAGTTTAACCCAACCTTCTTTACCATCACGAGCTGCTTGAATAGGGTATTTAGGCTCTATTCGTACAATTGGTGTTGCATCACCGTCACGGCCAAAACCTGCACCTGGTGCAGACAAACCTGTTGATGCGCCAGATAATTGTAGTCCTGGCATATTAAACTGCAAACCACCGGTGTCGTTACTTGCTTCAGGCTCAGGAGTCTGTTGCTTTGGCGGCGCCTTAGGTGGAGGCGGCGGTGGAGGCGGAACACGGCGACGTGTTTCTGCTGAAGACTCTGGCGGCGTAGTATTAACTTCTACAATTATACTCTCTTTTGCCTCATCTTTGCTTCTATCACCGCTAGAAACAAGGAAAGCCATAAAAGCAAATAGACCAAAGGTAACTACAGCGCCTAGTAGTATTGATACTAAAAAGCGTCCCATTCTCTACCCCTTCGCTGCAGCAATAGAGATTCTAAGACCACTTCCTGCTTCTTTAATTGCATCCATCACTTTAACAACAACACCATGTTTAGCGTCTTTATCAGCTTGGATAATAATTACATCGGTTGGTTGCTCAGCAAGTAATTTTTCAATCCTTGCGCCAACACGTTCGATGTCAACACGGCCTTTATCTAACCAGATTTCACCGTTATCTTTAATTGCAATAAAGATGTTGGCATTTTTCTGTTTAGTTTGCTGTGCTGCTTTAGGTTTGTTTACTTCAATACCTGCTTCTTTAACAAAAGAAGTAGTTACAATGAAGAAGATCAGCATGATAAATACGATGTCGAGCATCGGTGTCATATCAATTACCGCTTCTTCGTCCTCACGAATTTTTTTACGTGCCATGAAAATATCTCTCTAGTGATGAGGTAAACTGTCAACCAGTTTAGCCTTTGCTAGTTTAACTTGAGCGTCTAGTCTTGAACTAAAAAACACACCAGATAATGCAGCTACCATACCGGCCATAGTCGGAATAGTTGCTTGCGATATACCTGCGGCCATTAATCGCGGATTACCTGTACCTTGTTGTGCCATTGTTTCAAACACGCCAATCATACCGGTTACAGTTCCTAACAAACCAATTAATGGGCACATTGCCACTAATGTTCTGATAGTTACCATGCGTTGTTCAAGCAGTTCGTTTGCTTCGGAAATCCAAGTCTCTCTAATACGATGTGCATACCAAGACGTTGTGTCTGAGCGTGCATCCCAACGAGAAACGATATCGTTTTTCATTGCTGGGTAGACTGCTGATAAGAACCAATAGCGCTCTATCATCATAATCCACATCAATAAGAGTGCAAAGGCAACAACGTAAAGTACGTTACCGCCAGTTGCAATAAAACCCCTGACAGATTCCCAAAGCTCTATCAGGAATAACATTATTTAGACTCCTTCTCAGCAATCGCAGCAATTAAGCCTGCACTTTGCTCGTCTAGTTTTTGTAAAACGCTTTTCGCTTTACCTGCAACAATTGAGTGGATAAGAATAAGTGGCAATGCACAAATCAAACCTAATGCTGTTGTAACTAATGCTAGAGAGATGTTACCCGCCATAATTTTCGGGTCACCAGTACCAAACAATGTAATTGTTTGGAATGTCATAATCATACCGATTACTGTACCTAATAGACCCATTAGAGGAGCTATAGCAGCAAACATTTTGATTAGATTAACACCGCGATCAATCTTAGGTGTTTCACGTAAGATACCTTCATCAAGTTTAAGCTCTAATGTTTCAGCATCAACTGATTTGTTATCATGATAAATTTGAAGTAAACGACCTAATGGGTTGTTACTATTTGGTGTATCAAGGTTTTTCTCTTGAGATTTAATCTTAGAAGTAATGCTACTTAAAACGATAATACGTTCAAGGGCAATCAATAAACCAATAATTAAAAGAACCGTGATAGCGTAACCAACTTCTTTACCTTCATGGAAGAATTCTTCAAGTGTTTTCTTACGTGTTTCTAGTGATAAAATACCACCACGTGAAGGATCCACATATACACCAGCATAACCTGAAGATGTATTAAAGAAACCAGATGCTGCGTTAGCAATATAACCTGCAGGTTGTTTAGCTAATGGCTGAACTTGACCAACTTCATCATTATAAGTTAAGTAACCATTGTCAGATACTAGGTTAAACGTACCAATACGAGTAATAGTTTCTGTAGACTTAGAACCATCTAAGTTTGTTACTTCTGTAGTAAACTTAGATACTTTACCTGATTCAGTCATTTCAGTTTGTAAAGCAAACCATAACTCTTCAAGATCTTCTAAAGCAGGAATCTCTTTTGCGTTTGCGATACGGTTTAATGTCTCACCACGGCCAGGAAATTCTGCACTTACAATAGAAGTAGCGATTTGGCCGTAAGCACCAGCAGCCGCTGCACGAGAAACACCAAACATTTCACCTAATGTGCCTGTAGCATTATCAAGTTCAACTTCTTTTTGTGCTAAAGCAATTTCGTTGTCTGCATATTCTTTTGTTAAACGCGCATTACGAGCATTTTGATTTGCAAGCTCTTTAGTTGCTTTGTTTAAAAGTGCTTGTT
The sequence above is a segment of the Colwellia sp. 20A7 genome. Coding sequences within it:
- a CDS encoding DUF1456 family protein; protein product: MNNNDVLRRLRYTFNYNDKQMIAIFSSAGLIVTREQVSQWLKKDNDADFVSCQDVELASFLNGFINEKRGKKEGPPATPEKRLTNNVVLTKLKIALNLKAEELIELLASVDFRLNKPELSAFSRRTDHQHYRECKDQVLRNLLQAIDKKHHVARTGKIEKHNPDNNTSSGNKPQKGRPQNNNTSSANKPQKGRPQNNNTSSNNLKAKDKSNETWVDGARPNASAIYENPNSKGNSEKSSRQVLKLKPEDIYK
- a CDS encoding MotA/TolQ/ExbB proton channel family protein; this translates as MRKVINFVTLAVVMSAGLVATTQANQLDDLLKQVKSERVSEAKLDKKREAEFTSARADKQALLNKATKELANQNARNARLTKEYADNEIALAQKEVELDNATGTLGEMFGVSRAAAAGAYGQIATSIVSAEFPGRGETLNRIANAKEIPALEDLEELWFALQTEMTESGKVSKFTTEVTNLDGSKSTETITRIGTFNLVSDNGYLTYNDEVGQVQPLAKQPAGYIANAASGFFNTSSGYAGVYVDPSRGGILSLETRKKTLEEFFHEGKEVGYAITVLLIIGLLIALERIIVLSSITSKIKSQEKNLDTPNSNNPLGRLLQIYHDNKSVDAETLELKLDEGILRETPKIDRGVNLIKMFAAIAPLMGLLGTVIGMIMTFQTITLFGTGDPKIMAGNISLALVTTALGLICALPLILIHSIVAGKAKSVLQKLDEQSAGLIAAIAEKESK
- a CDS encoding energy transducer TonB, which gives rise to MGRFLVSILLGAVVTFGLFAFMAFLVSSGDRSKDEAKESIIVEVNTTPPESSAETRRRVPPPPPPPPKAPPKQQTPEPEASNDTGGLQFNMPGLQLSGASTGLSAPGAGFGRDGDATPIVRIEPKYPIQAARDGKEGWVKLSFTINEIGGVEDVTVIEAEPKRVFDREAKRALRKWKYKPKVVDGKPLRQEGLTVQLDFKMDGGS
- a CDS encoding putative zinc-binding protein; amino-acid sequence: MSDNIKNSKITKQGKPIVYACSGCSNLAEMAHNISLNLDDDGIAEMSCVSGVAGKVIPIMALANSGRPIIAIDGCDLSCTKACLEVSGLHADYYYQISDLGFEKRSKLDDSLTDNAIAIKSIYEQLFDKGIGFQF
- a CDS encoding MotA/TolQ/ExbB proton channel family protein, with product MLFLIELWESVRGFIATGGNVLYVVAFALLLMWIMMIERYWFLSAVYPAMKNDIVSRWDARSDTTSWYAHRIRETWISEANELLEQRMVTIRTLVAMCPLIGLLGTVTGMIGVFETMAQQGTGNPRLMAAGISQATIPTMAGMVAALSGVFFSSRLDAQVKLAKAKLVDSLPHH
- a CDS encoding ExbD/TolR family protein, which gives rise to MARKKIREDEEAVIDMTPMLDIVFIMLIFFIVTTSFVKEAGIEVNKPKAAQQTKQKNANIFIAIKDNGEIWLDKGRVDIERVGARIEKLLAEQPTDVIIIQADKDAKHGVVVKVMDAIKEAGSGLRISIAAAKG